Part of the Verrucomicrobiia bacterium genome is shown below.
CGCGCCAACCCGAAAGCCAATCTTGACGCGTGACTCGGTGGCTCGGTGGCAGATGGTCTTCACGGCCTTGGTTAGCTCCTCGCGGGTGCCTTCCGAGGCATCGAATTTGCCGACGCTGGTTGCCAACGGGGTGCGCTGCTCTTAGGATGCCCCGGATGAAGCCGCGCAGAAATCGGCAACGCAATAGGGCAGAAACCAACCGAACGATTAAAATCGGACGACGGGCATGGCTCCTGGCTCTCCCCTTGGCCGCGTTCGTCTCCGGCCACCTGCCGGCGGCTGAACGGCCGCATGTGTTGCTCATCCATGCCGACCAGGTCCGCTGCGATGCTTTGGGCGCCTACGGGAACGCCCAAATCAAAACCCCCGCCATTGATCGTCTCGCCGCCGATGGCGTCCGTTTTGACAACAGCTTCTGTTCGTTCCCCGTTTGCACGCCGTCGCGGTACTCGCTTTTGAGCGGGTTGCCGGTGCACGAGCATCGCGGATGGAACAACCATTGCACGTTGCCGCCGGGCACGCCCACCTTCGCTTCTTTGTTCCGCCAGGCCGGGTATGCCACCAAGGCGGTGGGCAAGATGCATTTCGCACCGACCTACCTGGATGTCGGGTTCAGCGAACTGGAATTGGCGGAGCAGGACGGGCCGGGGCGGTGGGACGATGATTACCATCGCTACCTGCGCCGCCTGGGGTTGGTGGATGCCAACGACCTGGAAGATCAGCGGGCCGAATACCGCAGGCACGCCCGGCGCATATACTGGGAGAATGTCGGGGCGCTGCCCTCGAACCTCGACGAAGCGCATTACAGCACGACCTGGATCGGGGATCGCGCCGTCGAAACCCTGGAGAAATGGGATAAGAAATCGCCCGCGCTGCTCATGGTGGGGTTCATCAAGCCCCATCACCCCTTTGATCCGCCCGAACCGTGGGCGCATCGGTACAACCCGGACACGATTTCGCTGCTGCCGGGTTGGGTTTCGCAGACCCCGGCGCAAGACCTCGCGCTCGATCGCGGTTACTTCACGAACCAGGTTCTGACGGCAGCCAATGTGCGGCGGGCGACGGCGTTTTATTTCGCGAGCCTCTCGGAACTCGATGCGCAGATCGGGCGCATGATTGAGGTCCTCAAGGCCAAGGGCCTCTACGACTCGACTTTGATCATTTTCACGTCCGATCACGGCGAGTACCTGGGCTTTCACCACCTCTTGCTCAAGGGCAATCACATGTACGACCCGCTGGCCAGGGTGCCTTTGATCATCAAGTACCCACACGGCCGGGCCGCCGGTTCGGTGCGCGATCGGTTGGTCAGCAATATCGACGTGGCGCCAACCATTCTGAAAGTCGCGGGCCTGGATGTTGCCCCGACGATGCGCGGGCTGAATCTCGCCGATCCGGCCGCCACGCGCGAGATCGTCTTTTGCGAAACGCGGCCGCGGGTGATGGCGCGGACCCGGACGACCAAGCTCATCCTGGACACCGTCCGGCCCGCCCGCAGCCTCTTGTTCGATCTCACAAAGGACCCGTTGGAAATGACGAACCTGTACCCTGAGCCCGCCTGGAAGGAAGAGGTCGCGCGGTTGAGGCGTGCCATCGAAGACTGGCGCCCGGCCAGGTTGCCGCCGGTTTACCTGGACGAGAATGCGCCGCAAATCAACCAACTCAACGTGCCGCGCGACCCGGGGCATCGCGCAGACATCGCCGACTGGTACGCCGGCCAAATGCAGAAATGGCGGGCGGCGAATGGGGGCGAATAAACTTGCAACCTCCAGGAGACAAACCGCAGGCGCCCGGTTGATACACTTCTGTGATCAGGCCAGCAGTCGCGGGTCGAAAGCAAAGTGCCCCGGCTTTCCAATGGAGATTTTTTTGAAATCGGGATGCGCTGGATTAAGCAGGTAGTTGGGTTCGCCAGAGACGATGACACTCGGCAACGCCAGGATCGCGGACCGTCCAGCCCGCGCCCAGGCGTCACCTACGTGTTTCGCAGCAGGCGGCGGGGGTTCCAAACGCCAGTCCCGAGGAAGGGCCGCTAACGGAGCCGTTTCAACGGGTGTGTCTGCAAACTCGATACGAATGGGCACGTATTTGAAAATCACCGGAGGGTTGAGATGAACAAGGCTTTCCAACGCGTCCAGGGATTTGGTGCTGCTTGTGTAAACCACAGCCACCCCCCGTGAGTTCCATCGGCCACCAGCCTTGGCCGCTCCTTCACCCGTAAATGCGGTAGCGGCGTGCTTTTCCTTAATGATGCGCCAGGCTTCAGGCATCAATTGAACCTGGAGATGTGACCCAAGACGTGACCCCTTTTGATTCCGCGTGCGCGGCAGCTAAGAAATGAAAAGCCAAATCGAACCAAACTATGGGTTGACCCCACGCACACGCACTACGCAACGACCAAGATTTGGTCCACAACAGGCATGACGGTCTCAGAATTCCTCTCAAACATCTCGAATGCTTGAACGAGGATTTCCTTCGCAGTTTGCGGGGGACTTTTCCGCATATCAGTGAGGCTGCTTCGGTGGATAGCGGTAAATGGATTTATTCCAAGCAGCGTTGATTTCCTCTAGGCCATGTCCCTCGTAAAACGAACCTCATTGTCAAATTATTGAAATTGAAAGGAATTTGCTTTTTGGCACGCGAATTGTTTTGTACGCTGCGCGGGTGATCGCAAGTTGTGCCAGCCCTCCTGGGCGGCATCAGTAAATGTACCAATAAGTTTCACTTGTTCGGCGTCAGCAGAAAGGAGCGGTAACCCAGCTCGTTGGTGCGTGTGCCCTGGCCGATAATTTGGCCTTTGTCGTTGATGCCGGTAGCGACATCCAGCACCCACCCTGAATTCGTCGGGATATAAGCGTTCAGATCATACATGTTGGTTACCCAGAGGACGGCGTGGCTGTCGGTGTATTCGCCGCCGACACTGGGCCAGGAGTCGCCGACGACGGTTCCGAAGTTATTGATGCACCAGGCGCGGCTGAAGTATCCGTTGGTTCCCAGGTCGGTGGCCAGGTTGCCGCTGGGTGCGCCGTTGTTCCCTCGCCAGGCGACGGCGCGGGGCTGGGTGTATTCAGGCTCAGTGGTAGATGCTGGTGAACACACGCCCGCAGCCTGCTCGAGGTCATTGACGCTATAGGCCAGGCCCGACTGACAGCCGGGCAGGTTCTCCAAGGGTGCCGCTTGCGCGTTCGTCACCTGGTAAACATTTCCCACGAAGGCGTAGGCGTAACTGGCCGAAATGCCATTAAAGATAAATTGTCCTCCGGCCATGAAGCCGCAGTTGTTGATGGCCTCGGGGGTCGGCAGAGGCTGAGTGCGGGGGTCCAGACCTTCCCATAGATAGGCCACCCTGATGGGCAGGGCGCTCAAATCCAGCAGAAACGCGGAAGACCAGCCTGGCACGTTCGTCGAAATAAGCGAGGCTTGGCCAATAACCTGACCTTGGTCGTTGATGCGAAAGGCATCACTGAAATTGGGGGAACCCAACGACCCGTAGGTGGAAAGCGTGCTGTTCAGGTCCTTTGGACTGCTTCCCTGCCAAAGCACGGCATGCCTGTATTGCTTGGTAGATGAAATGGTATTTGGTTTGATGGACCAACCAACGACCTCATCATTACCGTTGATACTCTCCGCCACGGCCTGACCGCCACCAAGGTCCTGTAGAGCGGTCATCACGCTATTCTGACTGGTTTTCCAAATATACGCCTGCGGGGTCGGATTATTCGCGGTGCCGGAATTAGGGGTGTCATTAGTTGGGGAGAGCGAAAGCCAAGACAGACCTGCCCCATGCCCAGCGCGGTTGAGGGCGGCCGGCAGGCTGCTGATTTCGGCGGGCAAAGCGCCCAAATCGGTGATGATGTAACCATGAGTTGGAGGCGGTAGGCCATCGCCAAGGGACGACCCGGTAAGGGTGACTTCGACAGAGATGGTCACCGGCGCGGCGAGGGCATATTTGTTGTTTACGGTAATGTTCGCCAGGCCGGGCGCCACCCCAATCAGCAGGCCGCTGGCTCCGCTTCCGTCCACTACAGCCTTGGATACCGACGAGGAACTCCAAACCATGGCGCTGGCCGCCAACGGAACGTGTTCGCCATTCGCATTGGTGGCGATGACGGTCAGGTTGGTTTCCTGACTCACTCCAATAGTCAACGACTGCGCCGGCGGCGGCACGTTGGTTATCATCATGCCGATAATCTGGAACGCGTCCGTAACGGTGGCAAAGGCCGTGAGCGCCAGGTTGGTTGTCAAAGCCACCTGAATGGTAGCCACACCCGGGGCCACGCCCGTCAGTTTGCCGGTATAATCTACTGTAGCAATAGGCAGGGTCAGGGAGGTCCACGTCAGCGCGCCGGATTGCGCGGTGACAAAAACCACATCATTGCTGGCGTCAAAGGCGGTCGCGCTTAGTTGCAAGCTTCCCCCGACGGCCATGGTGGCGTTGGTGGGGGTGATGATCAGATTGGTAATGGCATTGTCGGCCAGCGTGAAAGTCTGGGTGACAGGCGCACCGCCGGTGACCGTGAAGAAGAATCGCGCCTCCTCGAAGGGCACACCCGCGCCATTGGGCTGCGGGTAAGCGTCCGCTACTACCGTATAACTGCCGTTTGCAAGGATGAAGCTGACGGTGGCTTGATCGATATTGGGCGACAGGTTGACTACCTGGTTGGTCAGTGCCTTGCCTTTGGCATCCTCGACCGTAAACACCACGCTCCCGGCAATGGTCAAGTCCAGCGGCGTGGGATTTGTCGACGGGGATGAACCCGACCACAACAGCGCGAATACCGCGCTCGGCGAACCGGCAACCGGCCCGAGGTCCACCGCCCGGTAAAACCCGGTTCCAGTTCCGGCGGATGCGCTCGCCGCGACTTCCGCGTTACTGGTGACACTGTTGGTCATTAGCAACACTGCCCAGTCCAACAGATTGCTGGAAGTTTCAAATTCATAGGTGTGTCCCGGCAGACCGCTCAGAACCAGGTTGAGTTGAGGACCTGCCATTTGGATTCCCAAACGAGGGGCAGGCGGTGATTGCGCTTTTGCCGGTGCCGCCAGCCATAACCATTCTATCGCCCAAGCGGCGAACCCCAACCACATCCAGAGCCTAGCTCTAGGCGTGCCGTGGCGGTTAT
Proteins encoded:
- a CDS encoding sulfatase-like hydrolase/transferase, with the translated sequence MKPRRNRQRNRAETNRTIKIGRRAWLLALPLAAFVSGHLPAAERPHVLLIHADQVRCDALGAYGNAQIKTPAIDRLAADGVRFDNSFCSFPVCTPSRYSLLSGLPVHEHRGWNNHCTLPPGTPTFASLFRQAGYATKAVGKMHFAPTYLDVGFSELELAEQDGPGRWDDDYHRYLRRLGLVDANDLEDQRAEYRRHARRIYWENVGALPSNLDEAHYSTTWIGDRAVETLEKWDKKSPALLMVGFIKPHHPFDPPEPWAHRYNPDTISLLPGWVSQTPAQDLALDRGYFTNQVLTAANVRRATAFYFASLSELDAQIGRMIEVLKAKGLYDSTLIIFTSDHGEYLGFHHLLLKGNHMYDPLARVPLIIKYPHGRAAGSVRDRLVSNIDVAPTILKVAGLDVAPTMRGLNLADPAATREIVFCETRPRVMARTRTTKLILDTVRPARSLLFDLTKDPLEMTNLYPEPAWKEEVARLRRAIEDWRPARLPPVYLDENAPQINQLNVPRDPGHRADIADWYAGQMQKWRAANGGE
- a CDS encoding Ig-like domain-containing protein; amino-acid sequence: MAGPQLNLVLSGLPGHTYEFETSSNLLDWAVLLMTNSVTSNAEVAASASAGTGTGFYRAVDLGPVAGSPSAVFALLWSGSSPSTNPTPLDLTIAGSVVFTVEDAKGKALTNQVVNLSPNIDQATVSFILANGSYTVVADAYPQPNGAGVPFEEARFFFTVTGGAPVTQTFTLADNAITNLIITPTNATMAVGGSLQLSATAFDASNDVVFVTAQSGALTWTSLTLPIATVDYTGKLTGVAPGVATIQVALTTNLALTAFATVTDAFQIIGMMITNVPPPAQSLTIGVSQETNLTVIATNANGEHVPLAASAMVWSSSSVSKAVVDGSGASGLLIGVAPGLANITVNNKYALAAPVTISVEVTLTGSSLGDGLPPPTHGYIITDLGALPAEISSLPAALNRAGHGAGLSWLSLSPTNDTPNSGTANNPTPQAYIWKTSQNSVMTALQDLGGGQAVAESINGNDEVVGWSIKPNTISSTKQYRHAVLWQGSSPKDLNSTLSTYGSLGSPNFSDAFRINDQGQVIGQASLISTNVPGWSSAFLLDLSALPIRVAYLWEGLDPRTQPLPTPEAINNCGFMAGGQFIFNGISASYAYAFVGNVYQVTNAQAAPLENLPGCQSGLAYSVNDLEQAAGVCSPASTTEPEYTQPRAVAWRGNNGAPSGNLATDLGTNGYFSRAWCINNFGTVVGDSWPSVGGEYTDSHAVLWVTNMYDLNAYIPTNSGWVLDVATGINDKGQIIGQGTRTNELGYRSFLLTPNK
- a CDS encoding RES family NAD+ phosphorylase, yielding MPEAWRIIKEKHAATAFTGEGAAKAGGRWNSRGVAVVYTSSTKSLDALESLVHLNPPVIFKYVPIRIEFADTPVETAPLAALPRDWRLEPPPPAAKHVGDAWARAGRSAILALPSVIVSGEPNYLLNPAHPDFKKISIGKPGHFAFDPRLLA